Proteins from one Asterias rubens chromosome 21, eAstRub1.3, whole genome shotgun sequence genomic window:
- the LOC117304512 gene encoding protein phosphatase 1 regulatory subunit 42-like: MVKLTIDLIARASSSTRKKREEGVPQYLKRLTHLSFAERNIHEIDDLSQCRNLSVLYLYDNNINKVPNLGFAANLTHLYLQNNLISQIELLSPLQKLSKLYLGGNCITVLEGFEKLQQLTELHVEQQRIPKGEKLLFDPRSLAALSSCLQVFNVSGNRLDDITDLRLLQNLTQFVCTDNKLRDLKTLGNVLAWWPHLWRLDLTGNPLCQKAKYRDRVIVMNESLAVLDGKEINQTEKAFLMSWKEAKEMKRKQREELEQRRPDLDGVGQPPLPISGSGRELPPVMPPKGSKSKHSGLKNIYIMPSMVGGKKRFEAVLAKSQSLPSSASKLKDSQSYTVPMRQIVAPGLLRKSQSDLERSARVMMMHDSRHPVHHRETTSLGLSNGDASHLIMNGNHTVPTTVLL, translated from the exons ATGGTAAAGCTGACCATAGATTTGATTGCAAGGGCGTCGAGTAGCACGAGGAAGAAACGAGAAGAGGGTGTGCCGCAATATCTCAAGAGGTTAACGCACTTATCATTCGCAGAAAGGAACATCCATGAAATT GATGACCTTTCACAATGTCGGAATCTCTCGGTGCTGTATCTCTATGACAACAATATTAACAAAGTCCCCAACTTGGGCTTTGCCGCCAACCTCACCCATCTGTACCTGCAGAATAATCTCATCTCACAGATCGAACTGTTATCACCGCTGCAAAAACTCTCAAAATT GTATCTTGGAGGTAATTGCATAACAGTTCTTGAAGGTTTTGAGAAATTGCAGCAACTGACGGAACTTCATGTAGAACAACAGAGGATACCCAAGGGAGAAAAGCTTCTATTCGACCCACGGTCTCTTGCCGCACTCTCG TCATGTCTTCAGGTGTTCAACGTTTCCGGAAACCGTCTCGATGACATCACCGACTTGCGTCTCCTTCAGAACCTGACGCAGTTTGTCTGCACAGACAACAAGCTGCGAGACCTTAAGACACTCGGCAATGTGCTTGCCTGGTGGCCACACCTTTGGAGGCTGGACCTCACGGGGAATCCACTGTGTCAAAAGGCAAAGTACAGGGACAGGGTGATTGTTATGAATGAGTCGCTGG CTGTCTTGGATGGGAAGGAGATCAACCAGACTGAGAAGGCTTTCTTAATGAGTTGGAAAGAAGCAAAGGAGATGAAGAGGAAACAGAGAGAAGAGTTAGAGCAGAGGAGACCAGATCTTGATGGCGTCGGTCAACCACCACTACCTATCAGTGGCTCAG GGCGTGAGCTACCTCCGGTCATGCCACCCAAAGGTTCCAAATCCAAGCATAGTGGACTAAAGAACATCTACATCATGCCAAGTATGGTCGGCGGGAAGAAACGTTTCGAGGCCGTCTTGGCCAAGTCTCAGAGTCTACCGAGCTCGGCGTCCAAACTGAAGGATTCTCAAAGTTATACGGTCCCCATGAGGCAAATAGTGGCCCCTGGACTACTAAGGAAGAGTCAGAGTGACTTGGAACGATCAGCGAG AGTAATGATGATGCACGACTCACGACATCCTGTTCATCATCGAGAGACGACGTCTCTTGGTCTATCCAACGGTGATGCTTCTCACCTGATTATGAACGGTAACCACACAGTGCCAACGACTGTACTCTTGTAG